Proteins encoded in a region of the Geobacillus genomosp. 3 genome:
- a CDS encoding ClpP family protease, which yields MEKERYFQAETEEKAETKTEEATAAITQLGQTNVPQLEPDTNIHCLTIVGQIEGHVQLPPQNKTTKYEHVIPQIVAIEQNPKIEGLLVILNTVGGDVEAGLAIAEMLASLSKPTVSVVLGGGHSIGVPIAVSCSHSFITETATMTIHPIRLTGLVIGVPQTFEYLDKMQERVVRFVTKHSNISEEKFKELMFSKGNLTRDIGTNVVGPDAVRYGLIDEVGGVSQAMAKLRQLIEMKKGGEGKIVQ from the coding sequence ATGGAGAAGGAGCGTTACTTCCAAGCAGAGACGGAGGAAAAAGCCGAAACGAAGACAGAAGAGGCGACCGCGGCCATTACCCAGCTTGGGCAAACGAACGTCCCGCAACTAGAGCCGGATACGAATATCCACTGTCTGACGATCGTCGGCCAAATTGAAGGCCATGTCCAGCTGCCGCCGCAAAATAAGACAACGAAATATGAGCACGTCATTCCGCAAATTGTCGCCATTGAGCAAAATCCGAAAATCGAAGGGTTGCTCGTCATTTTAAACACCGTCGGCGGCGATGTCGAAGCCGGGCTCGCCATTGCGGAAATGCTCGCTTCGCTCTCAAAACCGACCGTTTCCGTCGTGCTTGGCGGGGGCCATTCGATCGGAGTGCCGATCGCCGTTTCGTGCAGCCACTCGTTCATCACCGAGACTGCGACGATGACGATTCATCCGATCCGTCTGACCGGGCTTGTCATCGGTGTGCCGCAAACGTTCGAGTATTTGGATAAAATGCAGGAGCGCGTCGTCCGTTTCGTGACGAAACATTCCAATATTAGCGAAGAAAAATTTAAAGAGCTCATGTTTTCGAAAGGAAATTTAACGCGCGACATCGGAACGAACGTCGTCGGACCTGACGCCGTCCGGTACGGGCTGATCGATGAAGTTGGCGGCGTATCGCAGGCGATGGCGAAGCTGCGGCAGTTGATCGAGATGAAAAAAGGCGGCGAAGGGAAGATAGTCCAATGA
- the dpaA gene encoding dipicolinic acid synthetase subunit A produces the protein MMLTGMHVAIIGGDARQLEVIRKLVELDAKLSLVGFDQLAHHFTGAVKLPIDEVDLADLDAIILPVHGTTLDGKVNSVFSHEPIPFTEEMVQKTAKRCTIYSGISNSYLDELMKKTGRKYIQLFERDDVAIYNSIPTAEGTIMMVIQHTDFTIHGSHVAVLGLGRVGMTVARTFAALGAKVKVGARRSEHLARITEMGLVPFHLNDLEKEVRDIDVCINTVPHLIVTASVIAKMPAHTLIIDLASKPGGTDFRYAEKRGVKAILAPGLPGVVAPKTAGQIIANVLAQLLYQDLQKREENKR, from the coding sequence ATGATGCTGACAGGGATGCATGTCGCCATTATCGGCGGCGATGCGCGGCAGCTTGAAGTCATTCGCAAACTCGTCGAACTCGATGCGAAGTTATCGCTCGTCGGTTTTGATCAGCTCGCCCACCATTTTACCGGAGCGGTGAAGCTGCCGATCGACGAAGTCGATTTGGCCGACTTGGATGCGATCATTTTGCCGGTTCACGGTACGACGTTGGACGGAAAGGTAAACAGCGTCTTTTCCCACGAGCCGATTCCGTTTACGGAAGAGATGGTGCAAAAAACAGCGAAACGGTGCACCATTTACTCCGGCATCAGCAACTCGTATTTAGACGAACTCATGAAAAAAACCGGGCGCAAATATATCCAGCTGTTTGAGCGCGACGATGTCGCCATTTACAACTCCATTCCGACCGCCGAAGGAACGATCATGATGGTCATTCAGCATACCGATTTTACGATTCACGGCTCGCACGTTGCCGTCCTCGGGTTAGGACGCGTCGGCATGACCGTTGCCCGGACGTTTGCCGCCCTAGGGGCGAAAGTGAAAGTCGGGGCGCGCCGGTCGGAGCATCTCGCGCGCATTACAGAAATGGGGCTCGTGCCGTTTCATTTGAACGATTTGGAAAAAGAAGTGCGCGATATTGACGTCTGCATTAACACCGTGCCCCATTTGATCGTGACAGCGAGCGTCATCGCCAAAATGCCGGCCCATACGCTGATCATCGATTTGGCATCAAAGCCGGGCGGCACCGACTTCCGCTACGCCGAAAAGCGCGGAGTCAAAGCGATCTTGGCGCCCGGGCTGCCGGGGGTAGTGGCGCCGAAAACGGCCGGGCAAATTATCGCCAACGTCCTTGCGCAACTGTTATATCAAGATTTACAAAAACGGGAGGAGAATAAGCGATGA
- a CDS encoding YlmC/YmxH family sporulation protein, whose protein sequence is MRLSELSGKEIVDVRRAERLGVLGQTDLEINEQTGQVEALLIPTGKWFGFRKDGQEIRVPWKYIRKIGADMVMIDVPEEG, encoded by the coding sequence GTGAGGCTGAGCGAATTAAGCGGCAAAGAAATCGTCGATGTGAGGCGGGCGGAGCGGCTCGGGGTGCTCGGGCAAACCGATTTGGAAATCAACGAGCAAACCGGGCAAGTTGAGGCGCTGCTCATTCCGACCGGAAAATGGTTCGGGTTTCGCAAAGACGGACAAGAAATTCGCGTGCCGTGGAAATATATCCGCAAAATCGGCGCCGATATGGTGATGATCGACGTCCCTGAAGAAGGGTGA
- the dapG gene encoding aspartate kinase — translation MKIIVQKFGGTSVRDERGRNLARRHIEKALEDGYKVVVVVSAMGRYGDPYATDTLLSLIGGAGHHVTKREQDLLMACGEIISSVVFSNLLNEHGIKATAFTGAQAGFRTNGDHTNAKILEMRCDRLLEALEQYDVIVVAGFQGVAENGDITTLGRGGSDTSAAALGAALNAEWVDIFTDVDGVMTADPRIVESARPLEVVTYTEICNMAYQGAKVIHPRAVEIAMQAKVPLRVRSTYSDAPGTLVTSSVRGQKGSDVKERLVTGITYVADVTQIKVLAKEGHYELQSDVFQAMAHEGISVDFINISPYGVVYTVSGDMTEKAIAALRRVGYEPAVTPRCAKVSVVGAGIAGVPGVTAKIVTALSEQGIRILQSADSHTTIWVLVRESDMEKAVNALHDAFCLSEAEAGGYEAIWNEE, via the coding sequence ATGAAAATCATTGTCCAAAAGTTCGGCGGCACGTCCGTCCGCGATGAGCGCGGGCGGAACTTGGCGCGCCGCCATATTGAAAAGGCGCTTGAAGACGGCTACAAAGTCGTTGTTGTCGTCTCGGCCATGGGCCGCTATGGCGATCCGTATGCGACCGATACGCTTCTTAGCCTGATCGGCGGCGCCGGCCATCATGTGACAAAGCGCGAACAAGATCTATTAATGGCGTGCGGGGAAATTATTTCAAGCGTCGTATTTAGCAACTTGCTGAACGAACACGGCATTAAGGCGACGGCGTTCACTGGCGCGCAAGCCGGATTCCGCACGAACGGCGACCATACGAACGCGAAAATTCTCGAAATGCGCTGCGACCGGCTGCTTGAGGCGCTCGAGCAATACGATGTCATCGTCGTTGCCGGCTTTCAAGGGGTGGCGGAAAACGGCGACATCACGACGCTTGGCCGCGGCGGAAGCGATACATCAGCAGCGGCGCTCGGTGCTGCTTTAAACGCCGAGTGGGTCGATATTTTCACCGATGTCGACGGCGTCATGACCGCCGACCCGCGCATCGTCGAAAGCGCCCGGCCGCTAGAAGTCGTCACTTACACGGAAATTTGCAATATGGCGTACCAAGGAGCGAAAGTCATTCATCCGCGCGCAGTAGAAATCGCCATGCAAGCGAAAGTGCCGTTGCGCGTCCGTTCGACATATTCCGATGCGCCTGGGACGCTTGTCACTTCATCGGTTCGCGGTCAAAAAGGAAGCGATGTGAAAGAGCGGCTCGTCACCGGCATTACGTATGTCGCCGACGTCACACAAATCAAAGTGCTGGCGAAAGAGGGGCACTATGAGCTGCAGTCTGATGTGTTCCAAGCGATGGCCCACGAAGGGATCAGCGTCGACTTTATCAACATTTCGCCATACGGCGTCGTTTACACAGTAAGCGGCGACATGACGGAAAAAGCGATTGCCGCTTTGCGCCGCGTCGGCTATGAGCCGGCGGTGACGCCCCGCTGCGCCAAAGTGTCGGTCGTCGGCGCCGGCATTGCCGGCGTGCCGGGGGTGACGGCGAAAATTGTCACCGCTTTATCGGAGCAAGGCATTCGAATTTTGCAGTCGGCCGACAGCCATACGACGATTTGGGTGCTAGTGAGGGAGAGTGACATGGAAAAAGCGGTCAACGCCCTGCATGACGCCTTTTGTCTGTCTGAAGCGGAGGCGGGCGGATATGAAGCGATTTGGAACGAGGAGTGA
- a CDS encoding dipicolinate synthase subunit B, translated as MSGNSLKGKRIGFGLTGSHCTYDAVFPEIEKLVNEGAEVLPIVTYTVKTTNTRFGEGEEWVKKLEQLTGNEVIDTIVKAEPLGPKIPLDCMVIAPLTGNSMSKLANAMTDSPVLMAAKATMRNHRPVVLGISTNDALGLNGVNLMRLMAAKNIYFIPFGQDAPHAKPNSMVARMPLLRDTVLAALEGKQLQPVVIERFRYND; from the coding sequence ATGAGCGGAAACAGCTTAAAAGGGAAACGGATCGGCTTTGGCCTCACCGGGTCGCACTGCACGTATGACGCCGTGTTCCCGGAAATTGAAAAACTCGTCAATGAAGGGGCGGAGGTGCTGCCAATCGTCACGTACACGGTGAAGACGACAAACACCCGGTTCGGTGAAGGGGAAGAGTGGGTGAAAAAACTCGAGCAATTGACCGGGAACGAGGTGATTGACACGATCGTCAAGGCCGAACCGCTCGGGCCGAAAATTCCGCTCGATTGCATGGTCATCGCCCCGCTGACCGGCAATTCGATGAGCAAGCTGGCGAATGCCATGACCGATTCCCCGGTGCTTATGGCCGCCAAGGCGACGATGCGCAACCACCGCCCCGTCGTGCTCGGCATCTCGACAAACGATGCGCTCGGTTTAAACGGCGTCAACTTGATGCGGCTGATGGCGGCAAAAAACATTTATTTCATTCCGTTCGGCCAAGACGCGCCACACGCGAAACCGAACTCGATGGTAGCGCGCATGCCGCTTCTTCGCGATACGGTGCTCGCCGCCCTTGAGGGGAAACAGCTGCAGCCGGTCGTGATCGAGCGCTTCCGTTACAATGATTAA
- a CDS encoding YlzJ-like family protein: MILYTVMPEHLMFPTDAAAYEKQKMVYYDGIPFLVQIVDTGEYEIVQNLSTNPYHFLNAKYAPGARFSISAATS; encoded by the coding sequence ATGATTTTATATACGGTCATGCCGGAACACTTGATGTTTCCAACGGATGCGGCTGCATATGAAAAGCAAAAAATGGTGTACTACGACGGCATTCCATTTCTCGTCCAAATCGTGGATACGGGCGAATATGAAATCGTGCAAAATTTAAGCACAAATCCCTACCATTTTTTAAACGCCAAATATGCGCCCGGGGCGCGGTTTTCAATTTCCGCAGCAACATCGTAA
- a CDS encoding M16 family metallopeptidase, translating into MELINKYTCKNGVRIVLEQIPTVRSVAIGVWIGTGSRNETEQNNGISHFLEHMFFKGTTTRTARDIAEAFDSIGGQVNAFTSKEYTCYYAKVLDEHAPLALEMLADMFFHSTFVEDELQKERNVVLEEIKMYEDTPDDIVHDLLGKACYANHPLGYPILGTEETLRTFTGDTLRQYMADYYTPDRVVVSVAGNVDERFIGEIERYFGSFTAANKPASSGTPSFVPQKLARKKDTEQAHVCIGFRGLPIGHPDAYPLLILNNILGGSMSSRLFQEVREQRGLAYSVFSYHSAYQDSGLLAIYAGTGSGQLDVLFETIQRTLRQLTEDGITEKELRNSKEQMKGSLMLGLESTNSRMSRNGKNELLLGRHRSLDEIIEEIESVTVEKVNELARAVFEKDYALALISPDGMLPQPLRS; encoded by the coding sequence ATGGAGTTGATTAACAAATATACGTGCAAAAACGGTGTGCGAATCGTGCTGGAGCAAATTCCGACCGTAAGATCGGTGGCCATCGGCGTATGGATCGGCACAGGCTCGCGCAATGAGACGGAACAAAATAATGGCATTTCCCATTTCTTAGAACACATGTTTTTTAAAGGGACGACCACACGCACGGCCCGGGACATTGCGGAAGCGTTCGACAGCATCGGCGGACAAGTGAACGCTTTTACATCCAAGGAGTATACGTGCTATTACGCGAAAGTGCTCGATGAACATGCACCGCTGGCGCTTGAGATGCTCGCTGATATGTTTTTCCACTCAACGTTCGTTGAGGATGAGCTGCAAAAAGAGCGCAACGTCGTGCTTGAGGAAATCAAAATGTATGAAGATACGCCGGATGACATCGTCCATGACTTGCTCGGCAAAGCATGCTACGCAAACCACCCGCTCGGCTACCCGATTTTAGGCACGGAAGAGACGTTGCGCACGTTTACCGGCGACACGCTGCGCCAATATATGGCCGACTATTATACGCCGGACCGCGTCGTTGTTTCGGTTGCCGGCAACGTTGATGAGCGGTTTATCGGGGAGATTGAACGCTATTTCGGCTCGTTTACGGCCGCCAATAAGCCGGCCTCCTCGGGAACGCCGTCGTTCGTGCCGCAAAAGCTCGCGCGCAAAAAAGACACCGAGCAAGCGCACGTATGCATCGGATTCAGGGGGCTGCCGATCGGCCATCCGGACGCGTACCCGCTCCTTATTTTAAACAACATTTTAGGCGGCAGCATGAGCAGCCGGCTGTTTCAAGAAGTGCGCGAACAGCGCGGATTGGCATATTCGGTCTTCTCCTACCATTCCGCCTACCAAGACAGCGGCCTGCTCGCCATTTACGCCGGCACGGGAAGCGGCCAACTCGACGTTTTGTTTGAAACGATCCAACGGACGCTGCGCCAGCTGACAGAAGACGGCATTACGGAAAAAGAGCTCCGCAACAGCAAAGAGCAAATGAAAGGAAGCTTGATGCTCGGGCTCGAAAGCACAAACAGCCGCATGAGCCGCAACGGCAAAAACGAGCTTCTTCTCGGCCGCCATCGATCGCTTGATGAAATTATCGAAGAGATCGAAAGTGTCACGGTTGAAAAAGTGAACGAGCTGGCGCGCGCAGTTTTCGAGAAAGACTATGCCCTCGCCCTCATCAGTCCCGACGGTATGCTGCCGCAGCCGCTCCGCTCCTAG
- a CDS encoding ribonuclease J, whose protein sequence is MKSKIKPVEKIRIFALGGVGEIGKNMYVVELDEDIFVLDAGVMYPEDEMLGIDKVIPDIAYLIERQHRIQAIFLTHGHEEHMGAIAYVLKQLSAPVYGTKLTLGLVEAILKEQGITNANLNEIHPDAELSFDKAKVTFFRTIHSIPDSIGISLHTSQGAIVYTSDFKFDQTPYGNNRADLGKMAQIGEQGVLCLLSDSTNAERPGYSGSDTAVAHEITDVIGHAKGRVFVACYASNITRIQQVLYAAHQSGRKVAVIGKTLHKIMDIAVRLGYLHLPDKVTISAYDLDRYSDRELVVLTTGGHGEPMSALWRMARQANKQVNIKEGDTVIVAASVMPGYELGFAKTIDALYRAGANVIYRDRQVHVSGHGCQEELKLMLNFMKPKYFIPVHGEYRMQKAHARLAKAVGISEERTFLLDKGEVIEFRNGTARPGGKVPYGNILIDGLGIGDVGNIVLRDRRLLSQDGILIAVVTLNKEAKTIAAGPEIISRGFVYMREAETLLEEAEQMVAAIIERCLESYMLEWSSLKANIREALSQFLFEKTKRKPMILPIIMEV, encoded by the coding sequence TTGAAATCCAAAATAAAGCCGGTAGAAAAAATCCGTATTTTCGCCCTCGGGGGAGTCGGGGAAATCGGTAAAAACATGTATGTCGTCGAATTGGACGAGGACATTTTTGTCCTTGATGCCGGGGTCATGTATCCGGAAGATGAAATGCTTGGCATCGACAAGGTGATTCCGGACATCGCTTATTTAATTGAACGGCAGCACCGCATTCAGGCGATCTTTCTCACCCACGGGCATGAGGAACATATGGGGGCGATCGCCTATGTGCTTAAGCAGCTGTCTGCGCCAGTGTACGGCACGAAGCTGACGCTCGGTTTGGTGGAAGCCATTTTAAAAGAACAAGGCATCACGAACGCCAATCTGAACGAGATTCATCCTGACGCTGAATTGTCGTTTGATAAGGCCAAAGTGACGTTTTTCCGCACGATTCACAGCATCCCCGATTCCATCGGCATCAGCCTGCATACATCACAAGGGGCGATTGTATACACGAGCGATTTTAAGTTTGACCAAACACCGTACGGCAACAACCGCGCTGACTTGGGGAAAATGGCGCAAATCGGCGAACAAGGGGTGCTCTGCCTGCTGTCGGACAGCACGAACGCTGAACGCCCTGGATATAGTGGTTCCGATACAGCCGTCGCCCATGAGATCACCGATGTGATCGGCCATGCGAAAGGGCGCGTGTTTGTCGCTTGCTACGCTTCAAACATTACGCGCATCCAGCAAGTGCTTTACGCTGCCCACCAATCCGGACGCAAAGTGGCGGTAATCGGCAAAACGTTGCATAAAATCATGGATATTGCGGTTCGCCTTGGCTATTTGCATCTTCCGGACAAGGTGACAATTTCTGCCTATGACCTGGACCGTTACAGCGATCGTGAGCTCGTCGTTTTGACGACCGGCGGGCATGGCGAGCCGATGAGCGCGCTTTGGCGCATGGCGCGGCAGGCCAATAAACAGGTCAATATTAAAGAAGGAGACACCGTCATCGTTGCGGCTTCCGTCATGCCAGGCTATGAACTGGGATTCGCGAAAACGATCGACGCCCTGTACCGCGCCGGGGCGAACGTCATTTACCGCGATCGGCAAGTGCACGTGTCCGGGCACGGTTGCCAGGAAGAATTAAAGTTAATGCTCAATTTCATGAAGCCGAAATATTTCATTCCGGTGCACGGGGAGTATCGGATGCAAAAAGCGCACGCCCGCCTGGCGAAGGCGGTCGGCATCTCGGAAGAGCGGACATTTTTGCTCGATAAAGGCGAAGTGATCGAATTCCGCAACGGCACTGCCCGCCCTGGCGGCAAAGTGCCATACGGCAACATTTTAATCGACGGCCTTGGCATCGGCGATGTCGGCAATATCGTGTTGCGCGACAGACGTTTGTTATCGCAGGATGGCATTTTGATCGCGGTTGTCACGCTGAACAAGGAAGCGAAAACGATTGCCGCCGGGCCGGAAATCATTTCGCGCGGGTTCGTCTACATGCGTGAAGCCGAAACACTGCTTGAGGAAGCGGAACAAATGGTGGCGGCGATCATCGAGCGCTGCCTCGAGTCGTACATGCTCGAATGGTCATCGTTAAAGGCGAACATTCGCGAAGCGTTAAGCCAGTTTTTATTTGAGAAAACGAAGCGAAAACCGATGATTTTGCCCATTATTATGGAAGTATAA
- the asd gene encoding aspartate-semialdehyde dehydrogenase: protein MAQKQYHVAVVGATGAVGQQMVRTLEDRNFPVGTLTLLSSERSAGKKMRFRGEEIEVQAAAPERFDGVDIALFSAGGAVSKALAPEAVRRGAIVIDNTSAFRMDENVPLVVPEVNESDLTWHNGIIANPNCSTIQMVVALEPIRKAFGLERVIVSTYQAVSGAGAQAIEELRAQTKAVLENKPVEANILPVKSDRKHYPIAFNAIPQIDKFQDNGFTFEEMKMINETKKIMHMPELSVAATCVRIPVASGHSESVYIEIERDGVTAADLQAVLREAPGVVLQDDPNEQLYPMPANCVGKYDVFVGRIRRDLDNRRGFHLWIVADNLLKGAASNSVQIAESLLKLGLI, encoded by the coding sequence ATGGCTCAAAAACAATATCATGTTGCTGTCGTCGGAGCAACGGGGGCAGTCGGGCAACAAATGGTGCGGACGCTCGAAGACCGGAACTTTCCGGTCGGAACATTAACGCTGTTATCATCGGAACGTTCGGCAGGCAAAAAAATGCGTTTCCGCGGCGAGGAAATTGAGGTGCAAGCGGCGGCGCCCGAGCGTTTTGATGGGGTGGACATCGCCTTGTTCAGCGCCGGCGGGGCGGTATCGAAGGCATTGGCGCCGGAAGCGGTCCGGCGCGGAGCGATCGTCATCGACAATACGAGCGCGTTTCGGATGGATGAAAATGTGCCGCTTGTCGTCCCGGAAGTGAATGAAAGCGACTTGACGTGGCACAACGGCATTATCGCCAATCCGAACTGCTCGACGATTCAAATGGTCGTGGCGTTGGAGCCGATCCGGAAGGCATTTGGTTTAGAGCGCGTCATCGTTTCAACGTACCAAGCTGTTTCCGGGGCTGGGGCGCAGGCTATCGAAGAGCTGCGTGCGCAGACGAAGGCCGTGCTTGAAAACAAGCCGGTTGAGGCCAACATTTTGCCGGTGAAATCGGATCGGAAACATTACCCAATTGCGTTCAACGCCATCCCGCAAATCGATAAGTTCCAAGACAATGGCTTTACATTTGAAGAGATGAAAATGATTAATGAAACGAAAAAAATTATGCATATGCCTGAGCTGAGCGTCGCGGCGACGTGCGTACGCATCCCGGTCGCGAGCGGTCACTCGGAATCGGTGTACATCGAAATTGAACGAGACGGCGTCACCGCTGCCGATCTGCAGGCGGTGCTTCGCGAAGCGCCGGGCGTCGTTTTGCAAGATGACCCGAACGAGCAGCTGTATCCGATGCCGGCGAATTGCGTCGGAAAGTATGACGTCTTTGTCGGCCGCATTCGCCGCGATCTCGACAATCGCCGCGGCTTCCATCTATGGATCGTTGCTGACAACTTATTAAAAGGAGCAGCCTCCAACTCGGTGCAAATTGCAGAAAGTTTATTGAAGCTCGGGCTGATTTGA
- the dapA gene encoding 4-hydroxy-tetrahydrodipicolinate synthase — MVQFGNIVTAMVTPFDQKGNLNLAKTTELVNYLLDNGTDALVVAGTTGESPTLTAEEKVALFRHVVSAVNGRVPVIAGTGTNDTRASIELTKRAEEAGVDAIMLVAPYYNKPNQEGLYQHFKAIAESTSLPVMLYNVPGRTSVNLAPETVIRLAAIPNIVAVKEAGGNLEAMAEIIERTPDDFLLYSGDDSLTLPVLAIGGAGVVSVASHIIGNEMQQMIRAFQAGDHQAAAALHRKWLPLMKGLFAAPSPVPVKTALQMRGLDIGPVRLPLVPLTEQERSELSRLLDS, encoded by the coding sequence GTGGTTCAGTTCGGAAACATCGTAACGGCGATGGTTACACCATTTGACCAGAAAGGAAACTTGAATTTAGCGAAAACGACGGAGCTCGTCAACTATTTGCTCGACAACGGCACCGACGCGCTCGTTGTCGCCGGCACGACTGGTGAATCGCCGACCTTGACGGCAGAGGAAAAAGTTGCGTTGTTCCGTCACGTCGTTTCTGCCGTCAACGGCCGTGTGCCGGTCATTGCCGGGACGGGGACGAACGATACGCGCGCGTCGATTGAACTGACGAAGCGGGCGGAGGAGGCGGGCGTCGACGCCATCATGCTCGTCGCCCCGTATTACAACAAGCCCAACCAGGAAGGGCTGTACCAGCATTTTAAAGCGATTGCCGAAAGCACATCGCTTCCGGTCATGCTGTATAATGTGCCGGGGCGCACATCGGTGAATCTCGCCCCTGAAACCGTCATCCGGCTTGCAGCGATTCCAAACATCGTTGCCGTCAAGGAAGCGGGTGGAAACTTGGAAGCGATGGCGGAAATCATTGAGCGAACTCCGGACGATTTCCTGCTGTATAGCGGTGATGACAGCTTGACGCTCCCGGTATTGGCGATCGGCGGCGCCGGCGTCGTTTCGGTTGCTTCGCACATCATCGGCAATGAAATGCAGCAAATGATCCGTGCGTTCCAAGCCGGCGACCATCAAGCCGCCGCCGCGCTGCATCGGAAATGGCTGCCGCTCATGAAAGGATTGTTCGCCGCGCCGAGCCCGGTGCCGGTGAAAACCGCTTTGCAAATGCGCGGGCTAGACATTGGTCCGGTGCGTCTTCCCCTCGTTCCGCTCACCGAGCAAGAGCGGAGCGAGCTCAGCCGTCTGCTTGATAGCTGA